The Juglans regia cultivar Chandler chromosome 2, Walnut 2.0, whole genome shotgun sequence genome includes a window with the following:
- the LOC109020539 gene encoding protein transport protein SEC16B homolog — MASNPPFQVEDQTDEDFFDKLVGDEFGPTTTGSNPQFTDGNDSDDAKAFSNLNIAEAGNAFGDLGGGGDDSILESEAKTEKDRVDGAAKSLGAHAEERNSLVSSNSVGCDSIVESSNDGIGSEFTSDSTMSKSSGSGGSGVKEVGWNSFHAGLEQNSSKGFGSYSDFFNDLGGDSGTFQGDVGDNLTSQAKTVSAHEEFGANGTNNSVNYANYQESQVYGASMEQSTNVQDLNSSQSWENMYPGWKYDPNTGQWHQVDSYDTMATDVHHTGSDWGVVNDQKTDVSYLQHAAQPAVETVTETSTTESVSNWSQVSQGNNGYPEHMVFDPQYPGWYYDTIAQEWRALDTYTASIQSTAQAHDQQHQNGFVSTGSFHQNSDSLYGGLVQADNYLQGFGSQGPDGSWTAAYSNDYPQNLNAWPAETVPKSEAFATYGNDYQQHLNAWSAETVPENEAFSTLSRNQQLDNSYGSNSSLNINQQKSLNSFGTVSMYNGASQVHGKANGTVDFNNFIPDGNFSQQFNQANTKLDEQTQFSNNYFDSQKPPNLSHQSFESGHRTYAPNAGRSSAGRPPHALVTFGFGGKLIVMKDKSSLSSSSYGSQDPGGGSISIMNLMEVVMENTDMSSCGLGASGYFRALCQQSFPGPLVGASVGSKELNKWIDERITSCESPDVDYKKGELLRLLLSLLKIACQHYGKLRSPFGADTASRENDSPESAVAKLFASAKRNGTQFSEYGALSHSLQKLPSEGQIMATASEVQSFLVSGRKKEALQCAQEGQLWGPALVLASQLGDQYYVDTVKQMALRQLVAGSPLRTLCLLIAGQPAEVFSSGTTDPGLQGAVSMHQQPAQSGANFMLDDWEENLAVITANRTKDDELVLIHLGDCLWKERSEITAAHICYLVAEANFESYSDSARLCLIGADHWKCPRTYASPEAIQRTELYEYSKVLGNSQFILIPFQPYKLVYAHMLVEVGKVSDSLKYCQAVWKSLKTVRAPEVETWKQLVLSLEERIRAHQQGGYTANLAPTKLVGKLLNFFDSTAHRVVGGLPPPAPSVSQGSVPGNEHYPQPTGPRVSTSQSTMAISSLMPSASMEPISDWTADGNRMTMVNRSVSEPDFGRTPRQVDSSKDMTSSNDQGKASVGSSRFARFGFGSQLLQKTVGLVLRPRPGRQAKLGEKNKFYYDEKQKRWVEEGVELPAEEASFAPPPTTAAFQNGMSDYHLKSAMQKEGTPMNQSPYYKTPPSEHNSGIPYGPSSSNQFSARGRMGVRSRYVDTFNQGGGSPANLFQSPSVPSVKPAVAANAKFFIPTPASSGEQTMEAIAENGQEDTAIHEDPSTSTAYDSFQSPIPSSSMSMQRFPSMGSIPGKGVGTNGQASLPPNSRRTASWGGSFSDPFSPPNPAETKTLGEALGMPPSTFMPNESSLMRMPMNGGSVGDDLHEVEL; from the exons ATGGCTTCGAATCCTCCATTCCAGGTGGAGGATCAGACGGACGAGGATTTCTTCGATAAACTGGTAGGCGATGAGTTTGGGCCTACCACAACCGGATCAAACCCCCAGTTCACTGACGGTAATGATTCTGACGACGCTAAAGCGTTCTCGAATCTGAACATCGCTGAGGCTGGAAATGCATTTGGGGATTTGGGCGGCGGCGGCGATGATAGCATATTGGAATCCGAAGCGAAAACTGAAAAGGATCGCGTGGATGGCGCTGCAAAGTCGTTGGGTGCTCACGCTGAAGAGAGGAATTCATTGGTTTCATCGAATTCGGTTGGGTGTGATAGTATAGTCGAGTCTAGTAATGATGGGATAGGATCTGAATTCACATCGGACTCGACCATGAGCAAGAGCAGTGGATCCGGAGGGTCTGGGGTTAAGGAGGTGGGCTGGAATTCTTTTCACGCGGGCTTGGAGCAAAACAGCAGTAAAGGGTTCGGATCGTACTCAGATTTTTTCAATGATTTGGGAGGGGATTCCGGTACTTTCCAGGGGGATGTCGGCGATAACTTGACTAGCCAGGCAAAAACTGTATCGGCCCATGAGGAATTTGGAGCTAATGGTACGAATAATTCTGTTAATTATGCGAATTATCAGGAGAGTCAAGTTTATGGTGCATCAATGGAACAAAGTACAAATGTGCAGGATTTAAATAGTAGTCAGTCCTGGGAAAATATGTATCCGGGATGGAAGTACGACCCCAATACCGGGCAATGGCATCAAGTGGATAGTTATGATACAATGGCAACTGATGTTCATCATACAGGAAGTGATTGGGGTGTTGTTAATGATCAGAAAACGGATGTTTCTTACTTGCAGCACGCTGCTCAGCCCGCTGTAGAAACTGTGACTGAAACTAGCACGACCGAGAGTGTATCTAACTGGAGTCAGGTTTCCCAAGGTAATAACGGGTACCCGGAGCATATGGTTTTTGATCCTCAGTACCCAGGTTGGTATTATGACACAATTGCGCAAGAATGGCGGGCATTGGATACCTACACTGCCTCCATTCAGTCGACGGCACAGGCCCATGATCAGCAGCATCAAAATGGGTTTGTTTCCACTGGTAGTTTTCATCAGAATAGTGATAGCTTATATGGCGGGTTAGTGCAAGCTGATAATTATTTACAAGGTTTTGGTAGCCAAGGCCCAGATGGAAGCTGGACTGCGGCTTATAGCAATGATTATCCGCAAAATTTGAATGCGTGGCCAGCTGAAACTGTTCCAAAGAGTGAGGCTTTTGCGACCTATGGCAATGATTATCAGCAACATTTGAATGCATGGTCAGCTGAAACTGTTCCAGAGAACGAGGCTTTTTCGACTTTGAGTAGAAACCAGCAATTGGATAATTCTTATGGTTCCAACTCTTCTTTAAACATTAACCAACAGAAGTCCTTGAATTCCTTCGGAACAGTTTCAATGTACAATGGAGCAAGTCAGGTTCATGGTAAGGCTAACGGCACTGTTGATTTCAATAACTTTATCCCTGATGGGAACTTTAGCCAGCAGTTTAATCAGGCAAATACAAAACTAGATGAACAAACACAATTCTCGAACAATTACTTTGACAGTCAGAAACCCCCAAATCTTTCACATCAATCGTTTGAGAGTGGCCATCGGACTTATGCTCCCAATGCTGGAAGATCATCTGCTGGGCGTCCTCCACATGCCCTGGTAACTTTTGGGTTTGGCGGAAAACTCATTGTAATGAAGGATAAAAGTTCTCTCAGTAGCTCATCGTATGGAAGCCAG GATCCTGGAGGAGGCTCAATTTCTATAATGAACTTGATGGAAGTTGTCATGGAAAACACTGATATGTCAAGCTGTGGATTGGGTGCCTCTGGTTATTTTCGTGCTTTGTGCCAACAATCCTTTCCAGGTCCATTGGTTGGTGCTAGTGTTGGAAGTAAAGAGTTGAACAAATGGATTGACGAGAGGATAACAAGCTGTGAATCACCTGATGTGGATTATAAAAAAGGTGAACTATTGAGGTTGCTTCTCTCTTTGCTTAAAATTGCTTGCCAACATTATGGAAAACTTCGATCTCCTTTTGGTGCCGACACTGCATCGAGG GAAAATGATTCTCCAGAATCAGCAGTTGCTAAACTTTTTGCATCTGCCAAAAGGAATGGTACTCAATTCAGTGAGTATGGTGCTCTTAGCCACAGTTTGCAGAAATTGCCTTCTGAAGGACAAATAATG GCAACCGCTTCTGAGGTACAAAGTTTCCTGGTTTCTGGTAGAAAGAAAGAGGCCCTTCAATGTGCACAAGAAGGTCAGCTGTGGGGACCGGCACTTGTGCTTGCTTCACAGCTTGGTGATCAG TACTATGTTGATACTGTGAAGCAAATGGCGCTTCGCCAGCTGGTTGCCGGATCACCTCTTCGTACTTTATGCCTGCTAATTGCAGGGCAACCCGCAGAAGTTTTTTCTTCGGGCACAACTGATCCTGGTCTTCAGGGTGCTGTTAGTATGCATCAACAGCCTGCCCAG AGTGGAGCCAATTTTATGCTTGATGACTGGGAGGAAAATTTGGCAGTAATAACTGCAAACAGAACAAAGGATGATGAACTTGTGCTCATTCATCTTGGAGATTGCTTGTGGAAGGAAAGAAGTGAG ATTACTGCTGCGCACATCTGCTATTTAGTTGCGGAAGCAAACTTTGAGTCATACTCAGACAGTGCCAGACTCTGTTTAATTGGAGCAGATCACTGGAAATGTCCTCGAACCTACGCTAGTCCAGAGGCTATTCAG AGGACCGAGTTATATGAATATTCCAAGGTGCTTGGAAACTCTCAGTTTATCCTGATACCATTTCAACCATATAAGCTCGTATATGCACACATGCTAGTTGAAGTGGGGAAGGTTTCAGACTCTTTGAA ATACTGTCAAGCGGTATGGAAGTCTTTGAAGACTGTTCGAGCACCTGAAGTGGAAACATGGAAACAATTGGTTCTATCTCTTGAGGAGAGGATCAGAGCCCATCAACAG GGTGGATACACTGCAAATTTGGCTCCGACAAAATTAGTTGGCAAATTGCTCAACTTTTTTGATAGTACTGCCCATCGTGTTGTTGGGGGCCTACCACCACCTGCACCATCAGTATCACAAGGGAGTGTTCCTGGGAATGAACACTATCCGCAGCCCACCGGCCCTAGAGTTTCGACTAGTCAGTCAACAATGGCCATTTCATCATTAATGCCTTCTGCTTCAATGGAGCCCATAAGTGATTGGACGGCTGATGGTAATAGAATGACAATGGTTAATAGAAGTGTTTCAGAGCCAGACTTTGGTAGAACTCCAAGACAG GTCGATTCATCAAAAGACATGACCTCATCAAATGACCAAGGGAAAGCTTCAGTTGGGTCATCACGCTTTGCTCGTTTTGGTTTTGGCTCTCAGTTGTTGCAAAAGACTGTCGGGCTAGTTTTAAGGCCTCGCCCGGGTCGACAG GCTAAGCTAGGTGAAAAGAACaaattctattatgatgaaaagCAGAAGAGATGGGTAGAGGAAGGTGTGGAGCTCCCAGCTGAGGAAGCTTCCTTTGCACCACCTCCAACAACTGCAGCCTTCCAGAATGGTATGTCAGATTACCATTTGAAATCTGCAATGCAGAAAGAAGGGACTCCAATGAATCAGAGCCCATATTATAAAACTCCTCCTTCAGAACATAATTCAGGAATCCCATATGGTCCTTCCAGCTCAAATCAGTTTTCGGCTCGGGGAAGAATGGGTGTACGATCAAG GTATGTGGACACCTTCAACCAAGGTGGTGGAAGCCCCGCAAACTTGTTCCAGTCACCTTCTGTGCCCTCTGTTAAGCCTGCTGTTGCTGCAAATGCAAAGTTTTTCATTCCCACCCCAGCATCATCAGGTGAACAGACAATGGAGGCCATAGCAGAAAATGGGCAAGAAGACACTGCAATCCATGAAGATCCTTCCACATCTACTGCATATGACTCATTCCAGTCTCCCATACCTTCATCATCAATGAGCATGCAGAGGTTCCCGAGTATGGGTAGCATCCCAGGCAAGGGTGTGGGGACAAATGGCCAGGCCTCTCTCCCTCCTAACTCACGAAGAACAGCCTCCTGGGGTGGAAGCTTCAGTGATCCATTCAGCCCTCCCAATCCGGCTGAAACAAAAACTCTAGGGGAAGCTTTGGGCATGCCCCCTTCCACATTTATGCCAAATGAGTCTTCTTTGATGCGCATGCCAATGAATGGTGGCAGTGTTGGGGATGACCTTCATGAAGTGGAACTTTGA